One Natrinema halophilum genomic window carries:
- a CDS encoding winged helix-turn-helix domain-containing protein, with the protein MGGTTRFGTVFDLLGDNYTREILRVTSTEPKGVKEMSRELDVARSTIYRRVNRLVDLGFLHEQTKTSLDGHHYTVYEAAIERLTIEIENGELGCQLHPSDDAASRFTKLMEGMSDI; encoded by the coding sequence ATGGGAGGAACCACTCGTTTCGGGACAGTTTTCGATTTATTGGGGGACAACTATACGAGAGAGATACTCAGAGTCACGAGTACCGAACCGAAAGGTGTAAAGGAAATGAGTCGAGAACTCGACGTCGCACGTTCTACGATTTATCGGCGAGTAAATCGTCTTGTCGATCTGGGTTTCCTTCACGAACAAACGAAGACGTCCTTGGATGGTCACCATTATACTGTCTATGAGGCAGCTATCGAACGTCTGACCATCGAAATAGAGAACGGTGAACTGGGATGTCAGTTGCATCCCTCCGATGATGCCGCCAGTCGCTTTACGAAACTCATGGAGGGAATGAGCGACATATGA
- a CDS encoding TVP38/TMEM64 family protein, translated as MPISPGRMRALAGAIAVMGIVAAGLFVSPSTMLDMVDSMAADPFTFGLVVTGLYLVRPLLAWPTTPLAVVVGYGFGVAVGLPVALAGVVTTVLPVFFAVRWLAVDDGTNDGGLFERTGDTVSRYYDATGPLRGVTASRLAPIPSDVATCAAAVSDVEPRHLLIGTAIGELPWTTAAVVVGASAATITSSGLGELGLALSVVCAVAAGLLLAGPLYRAIRTQNRRRTNRTKQTGITEQTRRTRQPTQTERTEKTDEPSH; from the coding sequence ATGCCGATATCTCCAGGGCGAATGCGCGCGCTCGCAGGCGCGATCGCGGTCATGGGGATAGTGGCTGCGGGTCTCTTCGTCTCGCCGTCGACGATGCTCGACATGGTCGATTCGATGGCAGCAGATCCGTTTACGTTTGGGCTCGTCGTCACGGGTCTCTATCTCGTGCGACCGCTGTTGGCCTGGCCGACGACGCCGCTTGCCGTCGTCGTCGGTTACGGCTTCGGCGTCGCCGTCGGTCTCCCGGTTGCACTCGCCGGCGTCGTCACGACCGTTCTACCGGTCTTTTTCGCCGTCCGCTGGCTCGCAGTGGACGATGGAACGAACGACGGCGGGCTCTTCGAACGGACCGGTGATACCGTATCGCGCTATTACGACGCGACGGGACCGCTTCGCGGAGTCACCGCCTCCCGTTTGGCACCGATCCCGTCGGACGTCGCGACGTGTGCCGCAGCGGTGAGCGACGTCGAACCCCGTCACCTGCTGATCGGGACGGCTATCGGCGAATTACCGTGGACGACCGCGGCAGTCGTCGTCGGCGCATCGGCCGCGACGATTACCTCGAGCGGACTGGGTGAACTCGGCCTCGCGCTCTCGGTCGTCTGTGCCGTCGCCGCCGGACTCCTGCTCGCCGGCCCCCTGTACCGAGCGATTCGGACACAGAACCGTCGGCGAACGAACCGAACGAAGCAAACAGGGATAACGGAACAAACGAGGCGAACGAGACAGCCCACGCAAACAGAGCGAACCGAGAAAACGGACGAGCCGAGTCACTGA
- a CDS encoding MFS transporter, producing MTVSRSVTKYYLFKATEAVEFYRPVMYLYFLSQGLSFTQIVVIEALYNVTTVLGEIPTGYVGDRIGRRNSLLVGTALITTTLVGIAFASSFVAFAVLFICWSFGYNFRSGTEDAWVYETLTDVSASGEFSHVRGRGESIALTVGVGASLVGGYLGGLDFTYPFLVAAFFTGIGLLVIVTLDEPTTYEESGSSEMGLREARDVVTQTIGQRRLRSFIVYYFVLFSAVTYLVFIFLQPVFESVLTDLNMNLTVALPRLDRSDPYTIIISTEDVETLLGIYYAAINLASAAISYRISLVRDRIGLRRWFVGVPLVVGGLLMAMAFVPPIAIVALFVGWTSVEPTRVLAGQYINDRIETLGRATVLSAMAMVSALTVIPFQLGSGMISDAVSPLIALSVAGGVLVVGSLILLLWESPIERAPTNRNAGK from the coding sequence ATGACGGTTTCTCGGTCGGTAACCAAATATTATCTTTTCAAGGCCACGGAAGCGGTTGAATTCTATCGGCCTGTGATGTACCTCTACTTTCTCTCACAGGGTCTCTCGTTTACACAGATCGTCGTCATAGAGGCACTCTATAACGTGACGACAGTTCTTGGAGAGATACCAACGGGGTACGTTGGAGATCGAATAGGGCGCCGGAATAGCCTCCTCGTTGGGACTGCTCTTATTACGACGACGTTAGTCGGAATCGCTTTTGCGAGTTCGTTTGTCGCATTCGCCGTTCTGTTCATCTGCTGGTCGTTTGGCTACAACTTCCGCTCAGGGACAGAGGATGCTTGGGTATACGAAACACTCACAGATGTTTCTGCAAGCGGTGAGTTTTCTCACGTGCGCGGACGCGGTGAGTCGATTGCATTGACAGTTGGTGTCGGCGCGTCACTCGTCGGCGGGTACCTCGGCGGACTCGATTTCACATATCCGTTTCTTGTGGCCGCGTTTTTCACTGGAATCGGACTTCTCGTGATTGTTACGCTGGACGAGCCCACGACGTACGAGGAGAGCGGTTCAAGTGAGATGGGTCTCCGAGAGGCGCGCGACGTTGTTACGCAGACAATCGGTCAGCGTCGCCTTCGGTCGTTCATCGTATACTACTTCGTGCTATTTTCAGCAGTCACCTATCTCGTGTTCATCTTTTTACAACCGGTATTCGAGTCCGTGCTGACTGATCTGAATATGAATTTAACGGTGGCTCTCCCTCGCCTCGATCGAAGCGACCCGTACACAATCATCATCTCAACGGAGGACGTCGAGACGCTTTTGGGGATTTACTATGCGGCGATCAATCTCGCCTCTGCGGCGATCAGTTACCGGATCAGTCTCGTTCGAGACAGAATTGGACTCCGTCGGTGGTTCGTTGGCGTGCCACTGGTCGTTGGCGGGCTATTGATGGCGATGGCGTTTGTACCGCCAATAGCGATCGTTGCATTATTCGTCGGGTGGACTTCCGTCGAACCGACGCGAGTACTCGCTGGACAATACATTAACGACCGCATTGAGACACTGGGTCGCGCGACCGTATTGAGCGCCATGGCGATGGTCAGTGCGCTCACTGTAATTCCGTTCCAACTCGGGAGTGGTATGATTTCGGATGCTGTGTCACCATTGATTGCGCTATCAGTCGCTGGTGGTGTACTGGTCGTTGGTTCACTCATACTACTGCTCTGGGAATCACCGATTGAACGAGCCCCGACCAATCGGAATGCAGGAAAGTAG
- a CDS encoding response regulator: protein MSAQPTILVVDDERQLADLYAMWVGEDYEVVTAYDGHTALEEVSDSIDVVLLDRHMPDITGDRVLEEIRAAGYDCWVIMVTAVDPGLDIVELDIDDYVTKPVTQAQLTRIIENLRVQSRYGDDGRRELESISNKMETLEDEHSVDELTDTEAYQQLESDLKELSDSLVQDLDDEELPSQ from the coding sequence ATGTCTGCGCAACCGACGATCCTCGTCGTCGATGATGAACGGCAACTTGCTGATCTCTATGCGATGTGGGTCGGCGAAGATTACGAGGTAGTGACCGCCTACGACGGCCACACCGCGCTCGAGGAAGTCAGCGATTCGATCGATGTGGTCCTGCTCGACAGGCACATGCCCGACATCACCGGAGATCGGGTTCTCGAGGAGATTCGCGCGGCGGGATACGACTGCTGGGTGATCATGGTGACTGCGGTCGACCCGGGGCTGGACATCGTCGAACTGGATATCGACGATTACGTGACGAAACCCGTGACGCAAGCGCAGTTGACCCGAATCATCGAAAATCTTCGGGTTCAATCGCGCTACGGCGACGACGGCCGTCGGGAACTCGAGTCGATCTCGAACAAGATGGAGACTCTCGAAGACGAACATTCCGTCGACGAACTGACGGATACCGAAGCCTACCAGCAACTCGAATCGGATCTAAAGGAGTTGAGCGATTCGCTGGTTCAAGACCTCGACGATGAAGAATTGCCGAGTCAGTGA
- a CDS encoding class I SAM-dependent methyltransferase: MIDPTMNPYLNVLRRLLKQQIIEHRIEIHAKLEYSTRMSDNIQTYSSEDAVNTYEELAEDGLFADERTVIDEYFQQDGHLLDIGCGAGRTTHELVEMGYTVTGIDVSKPMIDRARAHLRDVPLALGDAATLPFADSSFDYVLFSFNGIDYLQPEEQRLRALAEIRRVLRPGGRVAFNSHNSWYFNFFALEPFNRASWQEMKQWWQRAIQDGTVGSRYKREKRKYGDTDTYFIDPLSQKRQLRDAGFEFLDMIGNENGPDYVSPWPYHVYFDRFPYYVAEVSPRNDIECS, from the coding sequence TTGATCGATCCGACGATGAACCCGTATTTAAACGTTCTCAGACGTTTGCTCAAACAACAAATCATCGAGCATCGTATTGAGATACACGCTAAATTGGAATATAGCACGCGTATGTCAGATAATATTCAGACGTATTCTTCAGAAGATGCCGTAAACACGTACGAAGAATTAGCCGAGGACGGACTTTTCGCAGACGAACGTACCGTTATTGACGAATACTTCCAGCAAGATGGGCATCTCCTCGACATTGGTTGTGGTGCCGGTCGGACGACACACGAACTGGTAGAAATGGGTTACACTGTCACCGGGATAGACGTTAGCAAACCGATGATCGATCGAGCCCGAGCGCATCTTAGGGATGTTCCGTTAGCACTCGGTGACGCAGCGACTCTCCCCTTTGCCGACAGCTCGTTTGATTATGTGTTGTTTTCGTTCAATGGAATCGATTATTTACAGCCTGAAGAGCAACGATTGAGGGCGTTAGCAGAAATTCGGCGTGTGCTTCGACCAGGCGGCCGAGTAGCGTTCAATTCCCACAACTCGTGGTATTTCAACTTCTTTGCCCTCGAACCGTTCAATAGAGCGAGTTGGCAAGAAATGAAGCAGTGGTGGCAGCGTGCCATCCAAGACGGGACCGTTGGGTCACGCTACAAGCGAGAAAAACGAAAATATGGGGATACCGATACGTATTTTATCGATCCACTGTCCCAAAAGCGGCAACTTCGAGACGCAGGGTTCGAATTCCTCGATATGATCGGCAACGAAAATGGACCTGATTACGTCAGTCCATGGCCGTATCATGTCTATTTTGACCGTTTTCCTTACTACGTAGCGGAAGTAAGCCCTCGGAATGATATCGAGTGTAGCTAG
- a CDS encoding DUF420 domain-containing protein, whose protein sequence is MEYVPRERVRLLTGVLSVVSLAVVFAAAGGRIPPSSVPVAPEWVLETIPLVNALLSGAAIGSIMVGWRAIRRGDVDRHRVAMLTSFGLFVGFLTLYLYRLTATGGPQPFPGPDMVYQFVYIPLLAVHILLAIICIPLLYYVLLLAFSRSIADLRRTAHARVGRIAATLWLISFSLGIVVFALLHVVY, encoded by the coding sequence ATGGAATACGTCCCTCGAGAGCGCGTGCGCCTTCTCACCGGCGTGTTGAGCGTGGTGTCGCTGGCGGTGGTTTTCGCAGCCGCGGGTGGTCGAATCCCGCCCTCGAGTGTGCCCGTGGCTCCGGAGTGGGTCCTCGAGACGATTCCGCTCGTCAACGCCTTGCTTAGCGGTGCCGCAATCGGGTCGATCATGGTGGGCTGGCGGGCGATCCGACGCGGCGACGTCGACCGCCACAGGGTAGCGATGCTCACCTCGTTCGGCCTGTTCGTGGGCTTTCTCACGCTCTACCTCTACCGGCTCACCGCGACCGGCGGTCCCCAGCCGTTTCCCGGCCCCGATATGGTCTACCAGTTCGTCTACATTCCGCTATTGGCGGTGCACATCCTCCTCGCGATCATTTGCATCCCGCTGCTGTACTACGTGCTCCTGCTGGCGTTTTCTCGCTCGATCGCCGACCTTCGTCGAACGGCTCACGCTCGAGTCGGCCGAATCGCGGCGACGCTGTGGCTCATCTCGTTTTCACTCGGGATCGTCGTATTCGCCCTGTTGCATGTCGTTTATTAA
- a CDS encoding DUF7521 family protein, with protein sequence MSLHGGLVIAKILTMGIGLMISLKGFQAYQRFGSEPMLFVAIGFAFISVGAVAEGILYGEFGLSISFAATLQTASVAIGLLFVLYPLYGRVGSGGNLESDEMGSDLSDLE encoded by the coding sequence ATGAGTTTACACGGCGGCCTCGTGATCGCGAAAATACTGACAATGGGAATCGGTCTGATGATTTCTCTAAAGGGGTTCCAGGCGTACCAGCGGTTCGGGAGCGAACCGATGCTCTTTGTCGCCATCGGCTTTGCATTCATAAGCGTTGGGGCCGTAGCTGAGGGTATTCTCTACGGTGAATTCGGCCTCTCGATTTCTTTCGCGGCAACGCTTCAGACAGCGAGCGTTGCCATCGGGTTGTTGTTCGTCTTGTATCCTCTCTATGGACGAGTCGGATCTGGCGGTAATCTGGAATCTGACGAAATGGGTTCCGATCTGTCTGATTTGGAATGA
- a CDS encoding HVO_2523 family zinc finger protein: MTADDADGSGGSTDVDGSGGSADVDGSSDRSVGGPRCPHCEAPMFKRHCKYVCPQHGVIIDCSDPFR, encoded by the coding sequence ATGACTGCCGACGACGCGGACGGCTCCGGTGGTAGTACGGATGTGGACGGCTCCGGTGGTAGTGCGGATGTGGACGGTTCGAGTGACCGATCGGTCGGCGGCCCACGCTGTCCCCACTGCGAGGCGCCGATGTTCAAACGTCACTGCAAGTACGTCTGTCCGCAACACGGAGTCATCATCGATTGCAGCGATCCATTCCGCTGA